The Kaustia mangrovi genome has a segment encoding these proteins:
- a CDS encoding branched-chain amino acid ABC transporter permease codes for MEFFLQQLFNAVSLGGTYALLALGLAIVFSIMGLINFAHGELMTITGYTLYFCGLAGLPFLMAAPVGIAVAIGAALIMERAAFRPVRNASPATLLVTSFAVAIILQTLFQNLISTRPRPVVLPDVLSGTVEIGGFLIGNNQLLSIIVAVGMMVFLNWFLKNTPVGIAMRGAAEDFSVARLMGVRADAVIAGAFALSGLLAGVAGILWVSQRASVDPFMGFTPVVKAFIASILGGLGSLTGAVAGGLLLGFVEIFLTAYLPESLIEFKEPIGLAFLVCVLLVRPNGLLPARNLHAEKV; via the coding sequence ATGGAATTCTTTCTGCAGCAGCTCTTCAACGCCGTTTCGCTGGGCGGCACCTATGCGCTTCTGGCGCTCGGGCTCGCCATCGTGTTCTCGATCATGGGGCTCATCAACTTCGCCCATGGCGAGCTGATGACGATCACCGGCTACACGCTCTATTTCTGCGGCCTCGCGGGCCTGCCCTTCCTGATGGCCGCGCCCGTCGGCATCGCGGTCGCCATCGGCGCGGCGCTCATCATGGAGCGGGCCGCCTTCCGTCCGGTGCGCAATGCCAGCCCCGCGACGCTGCTCGTGACGAGTTTCGCCGTCGCCATCATCCTGCAAACGCTCTTCCAGAACCTCATCTCCACGCGCCCGCGCCCCGTCGTCCTGCCGGACGTCCTGTCCGGCACGGTGGAGATCGGCGGCTTCCTGATCGGCAACAACCAGCTCCTGTCGATCATCGTCGCGGTCGGCATGATGGTCTTTCTCAACTGGTTCCTGAAGAACACGCCCGTGGGTATCGCCATGCGCGGCGCGGCGGAGGATTTCTCCGTCGCCCGGCTCATGGGCGTGCGCGCCGACGCGGTGATCGCCGGGGCCTTCGCGCTGTCGGGCCTGCTTGCCGGCGTCGCCGGCATCCTGTGGGTCTCCCAGCGCGCCTCCGTCGATCCCTTCATGGGCTTCACGCCCGTGGTCAAGGCCTTCATCGCCTCGATCCTGGGCGGACTCGGCAGCCTCACCGGCGCAGTGGCGGGCGGTCTCCTGCTCGGCTTCGTGGAGATCTTCCTCACCGCCTACCTTCCCGAAAGCCTGATCGAGTTCAAGGAGCCGATCGGCCTGGCGTTTCTCGTCTGCGTCCTGCTGGTGCGTCCGAACGGACTACTGCCCGCGCGCAATCTCCACGCGGAAAAGGTTTGA
- a CDS encoding isochorismatase family cysteine hydrolase — MPFLSTTSREIPLVLDRSALLFVDVQNYCCRPDGGEYADMSRDEVERTHGGFFRQLSEVALPNMQRLQTACREAGVEVMYTTIESLTLDGRDRSLDYKITGFNVPKGSWDGQVLDAIAPAGDEIVLAKSSSSVFVSTHIDYILRNLGVAQIVICGVLTDQCVESAVRDACDLGYLVTLVPDACATLTEERHSHSLKTIKGYCRQIGTDALIAEIAAAR, encoded by the coding sequence ATGCCCTTCCTGTCCACCACGTCCCGCGAAATCCCGCTCGTTCTCGACCGCTCCGCGCTGCTCTTCGTCGATGTGCAGAATTATTGCTGCCGGCCGGACGGGGGCGAGTATGCCGACATGTCCCGCGACGAGGTCGAGCGCACCCATGGCGGGTTCTTCCGGCAGCTATCCGAGGTCGCCCTGCCCAACATGCAGCGCCTCCAGACCGCCTGCCGCGAGGCGGGCGTGGAGGTCATGTACACGACCATAGAAAGCCTGACGCTCGACGGGCGCGACCGCAGCCTCGACTACAAGATCACCGGCTTCAACGTGCCCAAGGGCTCATGGGACGGCCAGGTGCTCGACGCCATCGCGCCGGCCGGCGACGAGATCGTGCTGGCCAAGTCCTCCTCCTCCGTCTTCGTCTCTACCCATATCGACTACATCCTGCGCAATCTCGGCGTCGCCCAGATCGTCATCTGCGGCGTGCTGACAGACCAGTGCGTGGAATCGGCGGTGCGCGACGCCTGCGACCTCGGCTATCTGGTGACCCTGGTGCCCGATGCCTGCGCGACGCTCACCGAGGAGCGCCACAGCCATTCTCTCAAGACCATCAAGGGCTATTGCCGCCAGATCGGCACCGACGCCCTGATCGCGGAGATCGCGGCGGCCCGCTGA
- a CDS encoding FadR/GntR family transcriptional regulator translates to MEIGQDSGARLERAPSLPDEIARMLRDEVNKGTLKPGDRLPTEQQLCRMFGVSRPVVREAISQLKYDGVLESFQGRGVFVREDTGGSSFRIDEPDLNNQKELAHILELLISIEVAATALAAERRSEKDLQTIKAALDAMAKAIDDGESGVDEDVAFHRSIVEATENPFFIALVTFLESRVRNLIRAARASTARFEGLAYKVQQEHEAIYDAIVAADPVAAKDAAERHLRNAAARLELYREEKGSLRPAG, encoded by the coding sequence GTGGAGATCGGACAGGACAGCGGCGCCCGCCTCGAGCGCGCGCCGAGCCTGCCGGACGAGATCGCCCGCATGCTGCGCGACGAGGTGAACAAGGGCACGCTGAAGCCCGGCGACCGGCTGCCGACGGAGCAGCAGCTCTGCCGCATGTTCGGCGTCTCGCGGCCCGTGGTCCGCGAGGCGATCTCCCAGCTCAAATATGACGGCGTTCTCGAATCCTTCCAGGGGCGCGGCGTTTTCGTGAGGGAGGATACGGGCGGCTCGTCCTTCCGCATCGACGAGCCGGACCTCAACAACCAGAAGGAGCTCGCCCATATCCTGGAGCTCCTCATCTCCATCGAGGTCGCCGCGACCGCACTGGCCGCCGAGCGCCGCTCGGAAAAGGACCTTCAGACCATCAAGGCCGCGCTCGACGCCATGGCGAAGGCCATCGACGACGGCGAGAGCGGGGTCGACGAGGATGTCGCCTTCCATCGCAGCATCGTCGAGGCGACGGAGAACCCCTTCTTCATCGCGCTGGTGACTTTTCTGGAAAGCCGCGTGCGCAACCTCATCCGCGCCGCGCGCGCAAGTACCGCCCGCTTCGAGGGGCTCGCCTACAAGGTCCAGCAGGAGCACGAGGCGATCTACGACGCCATCGTCGCGGCCGATCCCGTCGCGGCGAAGGACGCCGCCGAGCGGCATCTGCGCAACGCTGCCGCCCGGCTCGAGCTCTACAGGGAAGAGAAGGGCAGCCTCCGGCCCGCCGGCTGA
- a CDS encoding branched-chain amino acid ABC transporter ATP-binding protein/permease — MTVTPFRTMVLACLGLVAFVAAVAGLGLAAGGGMERTVTVFLISLIAVAGMGIYSGNTGILSFGHLSFMAIGAYASGVLTMPLAMRSMTLPNLPGFLAGAEPGFVAALVIAVAVATVFALVVGLVISKLNGAAATIATLALLIITHGLIIGGRDFTRGSQSFFGVPRETTIVVAAIGCAIALVAARLYRDSVPGLKTRAAREDAIAAEAMGVRIRWQRLLAWTLSGAVVGLSGALIAHYLGAFSPKKFYFVDTFLLLAMLIVGGMTTVTGAVVGAVAITLVIEVLRRLEGGFDLAGFAFPELFGATQIGIGLAILFVMFRRADGLAGLKEWDEWLFGQGGGTAASVGGTDAVPPAAQARVLEGRDLTKRFAGLIAVNDVSIAVAPGAIVGLIGPNGSGKSTLLNMLSGVLPATGGDIRLGGARIAGMPAHRFPGLGIARTFQNIRLFDTLTVRQNVMVSALIRWPRASIAEATGNADRALTDMGIAQIAARRADTLSYGDKRRVEIARALALNPAFLFLDEPAAGMNREETDALMGTLNALRERRGLGIVIVDHDLPLIIRLCDRVLVLNEGRLIAEGEPEEVQRHPAVVEAYLGRKHSQDLAEAS, encoded by the coding sequence ATGACCGTCACGCCATTCCGGACAATGGTCCTTGCCTGTTTGGGATTGGTCGCCTTCGTCGCCGCTGTCGCGGGCCTCGGCCTCGCGGCGGGCGGCGGCATGGAACGCACGGTCACCGTCTTCCTCATCAGCCTGATCGCCGTGGCCGGCATGGGCATCTATTCCGGCAATACGGGAATCCTGAGCTTCGGCCACCTTTCCTTCATGGCCATCGGCGCCTATGCGTCGGGCGTCCTGACCATGCCGCTCGCCATGCGGTCCATGACGCTGCCGAACCTGCCGGGCTTCCTGGCGGGGGCGGAACCTGGCTTCGTGGCCGCCCTCGTCATCGCGGTCGCGGTGGCGACTGTCTTCGCCCTCGTCGTCGGGCTCGTCATCTCCAAGCTCAACGGGGCGGCGGCGACCATCGCCACGCTCGCCCTGCTGATCATCACCCACGGCCTGATCATCGGCGGGCGCGATTTCACGCGCGGCAGCCAGTCCTTCTTCGGCGTGCCGCGCGAGACGACCATCGTCGTCGCCGCCATCGGTTGCGCCATCGCCCTCGTCGCCGCGCGGCTCTATCGCGATTCCGTTCCCGGCCTGAAGACGCGGGCGGCCCGCGAGGACGCCATCGCGGCGGAGGCCATGGGCGTGCGCATACGCTGGCAGAGGCTGCTCGCCTGGACGCTCAGCGGCGCCGTCGTCGGGCTGTCCGGCGCGCTGATCGCGCATTATCTCGGCGCCTTCTCGCCGAAGAAGTTCTATTTCGTGGACACCTTCCTGCTGCTCGCCATGCTGATTGTCGGCGGCATGACGACGGTCACGGGCGCGGTCGTCGGCGCGGTCGCCATCACCCTCGTCATCGAGGTTCTGAGGCGCCTCGAAGGGGGCTTCGACCTTGCCGGCTTCGCCTTTCCGGAGCTGTTCGGCGCCACCCAGATCGGCATCGGGCTGGCCATCCTCTTCGTCATGTTCCGCCGGGCCGACGGCCTCGCGGGCCTGAAGGAATGGGACGAATGGCTCTTCGGCCAGGGCGGCGGGACGGCCGCATCGGTGGGCGGCACAGACGCCGTACCCCCTGCCGCGCAAGCCCGTGTGCTCGAGGGCCGCGACCTCACCAAGCGCTTTGCGGGGCTGATCGCGGTGAACGACGTCTCCATCGCCGTGGCGCCCGGGGCCATTGTCGGCCTCATCGGGCCGAACGGTTCGGGCAAGTCCACCCTTCTCAACATGCTCTCCGGCGTGCTGCCGGCGACCGGCGGCGACATCCGCCTCGGCGGCGCACGCATCGCCGGAATGCCCGCGCATCGCTTTCCGGGGCTCGGCATCGCTCGGACCTTCCAGAACATCCGCCTGTTCGACACGCTGACCGTGCGCCAGAACGTCATGGTGTCCGCACTCATCCGGTGGCCGCGGGCCTCCATCGCCGAGGCCACCGGCAACGCGGACCGGGCGCTGACCGATATGGGGATCGCGCAAATCGCCGCGCGCCGCGCCGACACGCTCTCCTATGGCGACAAGCGCCGCGTGGAGATCGCCCGCGCGCTGGCCCTCAACCCGGCCTTCCTGTTCCTCGACGAACCGGCCGCCGGCATGAACCGGGAGGAGACCGACGCGCTGATGGGGACGCTGAACGCGCTTCGCGAGAGGCGGGGGCTCGGCATCGTGATCGTCGACCACGACCTGCCGCTCATCATCCGGCTGTGCGACCGCGTGCTGGTCCTCAACGAGGGCCGCCTGATCGCGGAGGGCGAGCCGGAGGAGGTGCAGCGCCACCCCGCCGTCGTCGAGGCCTATCTCGGCCGCAAGCACAGCCAGGATCTTGCGGAGGCCTCGTGA
- a CDS encoding ABC transporter ATP-binding protein, producing MLQVQGLTVAYGPVTAVRGVDIAVHAGEVVALLGANGAGKTSTLNGIVGLAPVTGGTIRFRDEDVTGLPTERLIRRRLTLCPEGRRVFTALTVEENLRLGGYTKGRGRAFDEAVADMYDLFPILAERRRQLAGTLSGGQQQMLAIARALMSGPELLCLDEPSLGLAPQIVEQVFELITTLRGRGVTILLVEQNVALSLDVVDRAYLLASGEVAGKGTAEELKASQLVEAAYLGLH from the coding sequence ATTCTCCAGGTTCAGGGACTGACGGTCGCCTATGGTCCCGTCACCGCCGTGCGCGGCGTGGATATCGCCGTCCATGCCGGCGAGGTGGTGGCGCTTCTGGGCGCGAACGGCGCCGGGAAGACCTCCACGCTCAACGGCATTGTCGGGCTCGCCCCGGTGACGGGCGGCACGATCCGCTTCAGGGACGAGGACGTCACCGGCCTGCCCACCGAACGGCTGATCCGGCGCAGGCTGACGCTGTGCCCGGAAGGCCGGCGGGTCTTCACCGCGCTCACGGTGGAGGAGAATCTGCGCCTCGGCGGCTACACCAAGGGCCGCGGGCGCGCCTTCGACGAGGCGGTCGCGGACATGTACGACCTGTTCCCGATCCTCGCGGAGCGCCGCCGCCAGCTCGCGGGCACGCTCTCCGGCGGTCAGCAGCAGATGCTCGCCATCGCCCGCGCGCTCATGTCGGGGCCGGAGCTTCTGTGCCTCGACGAGCCCTCGCTCGGCCTCGCGCCGCAGATCGTCGAACAGGTCTTCGAGCTCATCACCACCCTTCGCGGGCGCGGCGTGACCATCCTTCTGGTGGAGCAGAACGTCGCCCTGTCGCTCGATGTGGTCGACCGGGCCTATCTGCTCGCCAGCGGCGAGGTCGCCGGCAAGGGCACGGCGGAAGAGCTGAAGGCCTCCCAGCTCGTCGAAGCCGCCTATCTCGGCCTTCACTGA
- a CDS encoding glutamine synthetase family protein yields the protein MTTDPLMMACVGDVSGMVRGKGFPVSAFEKRVEKGVGWTPTNVQITCFDTIADSPYGSLGDLVLWPERTSFRTVRLGEAEGSEERYVLGDIAHLDGTPWECCLRSMLKRALADLEALTGWRLVSTFEHEFMFRSGRSAGAAFSLSGFRHRAGFGEAFMGALGQVGIVPDSFLREYGPGQYEVTVDPAEGVEAADQAMMLRELARATAAVFGEEVTFTPLIDPAAVGNGVHVHFSFLDRTGEPVMYDAAGRHGLSEKAGSFVAGILAHLDAILCLTAPSRISYGRLTPHRWSAAFNNLGDKDREASLRICPTSAKDEEGRARQFNVEYRAADAAANPHLALAALVMAGCQGIRDGLAAPEATQEDLSLLDPEALARRGYRRLPITLADALDRLEASATVRSWFPEGFADIYLAHKRGELAHLDGLSEEEACAAYAAVY from the coding sequence ATGACGACTGACCCCCTGATGATGGCCTGTGTCGGCGATGTGTCCGGCATGGTTCGGGGCAAGGGCTTCCCCGTTTCGGCCTTCGAGAAGAGGGTGGAGAAGGGGGTGGGGTGGACACCCACCAATGTGCAGATCACCTGTTTCGACACCATTGCCGACAGCCCCTATGGCTCGCTCGGCGACCTCGTGCTCTGGCCCGAGCGCACGAGTTTCAGGACCGTGCGCCTCGGCGAGGCGGAGGGGTCGGAGGAGCGCTATGTGCTGGGCGATATCGCCCATCTGGACGGCACGCCATGGGAATGCTGCCTGCGCTCCATGCTGAAGCGCGCGCTCGCGGATCTGGAGGCGCTGACGGGCTGGCGGCTCGTCTCCACCTTCGAGCACGAGTTCATGTTCAGGAGCGGGCGGTCCGCCGGGGCGGCGTTTTCGCTGTCCGGCTTCCGCCACCGGGCGGGCTTCGGCGAGGCCTTCATGGGCGCGCTCGGGCAGGTGGGCATCGTGCCGGACAGCTTCCTGCGCGAATACGGGCCCGGGCAGTACGAGGTCACCGTCGATCCGGCCGAAGGGGTCGAGGCCGCCGACCAGGCGATGATGCTGCGCGAACTCGCCCGCGCGACCGCGGCGGTATTCGGCGAGGAGGTGACCTTCACGCCGCTGATCGATCCCGCCGCGGTCGGCAATGGCGTGCATGTCCATTTCAGCTTTCTCGACCGCACGGGCGAACCCGTCATGTACGACGCGGCGGGCCGCCACGGCCTGTCGGAAAAGGCGGGGTCCTTCGTCGCCGGCATTCTGGCGCATCTCGACGCGATCCTCTGCCTGACCGCGCCGAGCCGGATCTCCTACGGGCGCCTCACGCCCCACCGCTGGAGCGCGGCCTTCAACAATCTGGGCGACAAGGACCGCGAGGCCTCGCTCAGGATCTGCCCGACCTCCGCGAAGGACGAGGAGGGCCGCGCCCGCCAGTTCAACGTCGAATACCGCGCCGCCGACGCCGCGGCCAATCCGCATCTCGCGCTCGCCGCGCTGGTCATGGCGGGCTGCCAGGGCATCCGCGACGGGCTCGCAGCGCCCGAGGCGACGCAGGAGGATCTCAGCCTCCTCGATCCGGAAGCACTCGCGCGGCGCGGCTATCGCAGGCTGCCGATCACACTGGCCGACGCGCTCGACCGGCTGGAGGCGTCCGCCACCGTACGCTCGTGGTTCCCGGAGGGCTTCGCCGATATCTATCTCGCCCACAAGCGCGGTGAGCTCGCCCATCTCGACGGCCTGTCGGAGGAGGAGGCCTGCGCGGCCTACGCGGCCGTCTACTGA
- a CDS encoding aspartate aminotransferase family protein, with amino-acid sequence MSLFEDDRRFNARLQKLRFFPLAVTGGAGCRLRDESGREPLDFSAAWGAASLGYGHPALAGAVAEAARDPAGASILSGATAPATRLAECLLELTPGTGERRVWIGHSGSDANEATVRAVKLATGRPRILAFEGAYHGGIGHSMAVSGHVAQEGVDKDPGLTLVPYPDPYRPPRDGQAPGAAVLARLEALFATTVPPEEVAAFFIEPIQADGGLIVPPEGFLRDLAALCRRHGILLVCDEVKVGLARSGTLHCFEQEGIAPDIVTLGKGLGGGLPVSAAVGPAEIFDAAPAYSMQTLHGNPVCASAALAVLAEIEGEGLAAHAREVGGHLAGALRTLADRQPLIGNVRGRGLAIGVELVADRTTREPATQATALAMARCFELGLVVYCVGMHSNVLEITPPLVLTREDAEEGAAIIAHALEDVAAGRVDPAVLDGFDGW; translated from the coding sequence ATGTCACTGTTCGAGGACGACCGCCGGTTCAATGCGCGCCTGCAGAAGCTGCGGTTCTTCCCGCTCGCGGTCACGGGCGGGGCGGGCTGCCGGCTCAGGGACGAGAGCGGGCGCGAGCCGCTCGATTTCTCCGCCGCGTGGGGCGCGGCCTCGCTCGGCTACGGCCATCCCGCGCTCGCCGGCGCGGTCGCGGAGGCGGCGCGCGATCCCGCGGGCGCCAGCATCCTGTCGGGCGCCACCGCGCCGGCAACCCGTCTCGCCGAGTGTCTTCTGGAGCTCACGCCCGGCACGGGCGAGCGCCGGGTGTGGATCGGCCATTCCGGCTCCGATGCCAACGAGGCGACCGTGCGCGCCGTGAAGCTCGCGACGGGCCGGCCGCGCATCCTCGCCTTCGAGGGTGCCTATCACGGCGGGATCGGCCATTCCATGGCGGTCTCCGGCCATGTGGCCCAGGAGGGTGTGGACAAGGATCCGGGGCTGACCCTCGTGCCCTATCCCGATCCCTACCGGCCGCCACGGGACGGCCAGGCGCCCGGCGCGGCGGTTCTGGCCCGGCTGGAGGCGCTCTTCGCGACGACCGTTCCGCCGGAGGAGGTGGCGGCCTTCTTCATCGAGCCGATCCAGGCCGATGGCGGGCTCATCGTGCCGCCGGAGGGCTTCCTTCGCGACCTTGCCGCGCTCTGCCGGCGTCACGGCATCCTGCTCGTCTGCGACGAGGTGAAGGTCGGTCTTGCGCGCAGCGGCACGCTGCACTGCTTCGAGCAGGAGGGAATCGCGCCCGACATCGTGACCCTCGGCAAGGGGCTCGGCGGCGGGCTGCCGGTCTCCGCGGCGGTCGGTCCGGCTGAGATTTTCGATGCCGCGCCGGCCTATTCCATGCAGACGCTGCACGGCAATCCGGTCTGCGCGAGTGCCGCGCTGGCCGTTCTCGCCGAGATCGAGGGGGAGGGCCTTGCCGCCCATGCCCGCGAGGTCGGCGGGCATCTTGCCGGCGCCCTCCGCACGCTTGCCGACCGCCAGCCGCTCATCGGCAACGTTCGCGGGCGCGGCCTCGCGATCGGTGTGGAGCTCGTGGCCGACCGGACGACGCGAGAGCCCGCCACGCAGGCCACCGCGCTCGCCATGGCGCGCTGCTTCGAACTCGGCCTCGTCGTCTATTGCGTGGGCATGCACTCAAACGTGCTGGAGATCACGCCGCCGCTTGTCCTCACCCGCGAGGACGCGGAGGAGGGCGCGGCGATCATCGCCCATGCGCTGGAGGATGTCGCGGCGGGCCGCGTCGACCCGGCCGTTCTGGACGGTTTCGACGGCTGGTGA
- a CDS encoding ABC transporter substrate-binding protein gives MTRPLRTALLAAALGLAAPSAFAADDVLTVGVATAQTGSLAVFDGPVIDGFRLGVEEINAEGGIDGKIRIETIEKDVRSDAAQTSIAVSELIDEGVDVLILPCDADPAFAASALASEAKIPAFSTCASSPTLPLMGGDFMFANFPGDNVQATVSAGWAREEGAKTAYVLYSPDTQYTTLPLYFADAFKKMGGEVVGESTYKIGQQDFSAEVTKIRSIEPEPDVIMTSAYEPDFPAFIRQLRAAGVKSQVIGSDGIDSPTTFSLGEASDGVVFTTAGHPLDGSPLAAFNEKFAEKYGRESDTVFNGIGYDLVKILEAAVEATGGDTDSQALRDAIAGLEGVQGATSVITYKGTTGMPVREVTLIRVKDGKRELVGQPSPDPDMIPEPRMQ, from the coding sequence ATGACCAGACCATTGAGAACAGCCCTGTTGGCCGCGGCGCTCGGGCTCGCCGCACCGTCCGCCTTCGCCGCCGACGACGTGCTGACCGTCGGCGTCGCCACCGCCCAGACGGGCAGCCTCGCCGTCTTCGACGGCCCCGTCATCGACGGCTTCCGCCTCGGCGTGGAGGAGATCAACGCCGAGGGCGGCATCGACGGCAAGATCAGGATCGAGACCATCGAGAAGGATGTCCGCTCCGATGCCGCGCAGACCTCGATCGCCGTCAGCGAACTGATCGACGAGGGCGTGGACGTGCTCATCCTGCCCTGCGACGCCGACCCGGCCTTCGCGGCCTCCGCGCTCGCCAGCGAGGCGAAGATCCCGGCATTCTCGACCTGCGCATCCTCACCGACCCTGCCGCTCATGGGCGGCGACTTCATGTTCGCCAACTTCCCCGGAGACAATGTGCAGGCGACTGTCTCCGCCGGCTGGGCGCGCGAGGAAGGGGCGAAGACGGCGTATGTCCTGTATTCGCCGGACACCCAGTACACCACCCTGCCGCTCTATTTCGCAGACGCCTTCAAGAAGATGGGCGGCGAGGTGGTGGGCGAGTCCACCTACAAGATCGGCCAGCAGGACTTCTCCGCTGAAGTCACCAAGATCAGGAGCATCGAGCCCGAGCCGGACGTCATCATGACGTCGGCCTACGAGCCCGACTTCCCGGCCTTCATCCGCCAGCTCCGCGCCGCCGGCGTGAAGAGCCAGGTGATCGGCTCCGACGGCATCGATTCGCCGACCACCTTCAGCCTCGGCGAGGCGTCCGACGGCGTCGTCTTCACCACCGCCGGCCATCCGCTGGACGGCAGCCCGCTGGCCGCCTTCAACGAGAAGTTCGCGGAGAAGTACGGCCGCGAGTCCGACACCGTCTTCAACGGCATCGGCTACGATCTGGTGAAGATCCTGGAGGCCGCGGTCGAGGCCACCGGAGGCGACACGGATTCGCAGGCGCTGCGCGACGCCATCGCCGGTCTTGAGGGGGTCCAGGGCGCGACCTCGGTCATAACCTACAAGGGCACGACAGGCATGCCGGTGCGCGAGGTGACGCTGATCCGCGTCAAGGACGGCAAGCGCGAGCTCGTCGGCCAGCCCTCGCCGGATCCCGACATGATCCCCGAGCCGCGCATGCAGTGA
- a CDS encoding MurR/RpiR family transcriptional regulator — translation MTVKSEIQAMSADLTSAERKIAAVVLADYPFGGLLTIQELAAKAHVSPPSITRFTAKLGCAGYHEFQRRLIDELKQSARRSPIDLRATQEVEARDGLLKDYVARVQNRLGQVTDTVSEADFDAICDMLADPRRAIFILGGRVSDSLGLFFSMSLRFLRRDIYHVPSNPELWPEYIQRMRSKDVVVLFDFRRYQPGLLNFAESLSEAAKPQIVLVTDQWLSPIAGLAARTIAMPIEVGTAWDTIVPPLAVLEAMVVKIAEDNWDDVHPRLQAWDRLRRRSSPPQSTQDQEPLP, via the coding sequence ATGACGGTCAAATCCGAAATCCAGGCGATGTCCGCAGACCTCACCAGCGCGGAGCGCAAGATCGCCGCGGTCGTTCTGGCCGACTATCCCTTCGGCGGGCTCCTGACGATCCAGGAGCTCGCGGCGAAGGCCCATGTCAGCCCGCCCTCGATCACGAGGTTCACCGCCAAGCTCGGCTGTGCGGGCTATCACGAGTTCCAGCGCCGGCTGATCGACGAGCTCAAGCAGAGCGCCCGGCGCTCGCCCATCGACCTGCGCGCGACCCAGGAGGTGGAGGCCCGCGACGGGCTCCTGAAGGACTATGTGGCGCGCGTGCAGAACCGGTTGGGCCAGGTGACCGACACGGTGTCGGAGGCCGATTTCGACGCGATCTGCGACATGCTGGCCGATCCTCGACGGGCCATCTTCATCCTCGGCGGGCGGGTGAGCGACTCGCTCGGCCTCTTCTTCTCCATGTCCCTGCGCTTCCTGCGCCGCGACATCTATCACGTGCCGTCCAATCCCGAGCTGTGGCCGGAATACATCCAGCGCATGCGCAGCAAGGACGTGGTCGTGCTCTTCGACTTCCGGCGCTACCAGCCGGGCCTCCTGAACTTCGCCGAATCCCTGTCGGAGGCCGCAAAACCGCAGATCGTGCTGGTGACCGACCAGTGGCTGTCGCCCATTGCGGGGCTTGCCGCGCGCACCATCGCCATGCCCATCGAGGTGGGCACCGCATGGGACACCATCGTGCCGCCGCTCGCCGTGCTGGAGGCGATGGTGGTCAAGATCGCGGAAGACAACTGGGACGACGTTCACCCCCGCCTGCAGGCCTGGGACCGGCTGCGCCGGCGGTCCTCGCCGCCTCAATCCACACAAGACCAGGAGCCGCTTCCATGA
- a CDS encoding N-formylglutamate amidohydrolase: MYPTPLAPSFRLLGPDDPPPVSIVNGSGTSPFVLTCEHAARAVPAALGDLGVPAEAMAMHVGWDIGALGVAEALSGLLDAPLVIQRYSRLVIDSNRPWGSGQLIPAVSDTVRVPGNERLTPEAKAARWHEIHQPFHRAIDTMLDERPGSRLVSVHSFTPRLMGRPEDPRPWRLGLLHGRNGVFAREIVAALGREAENLNTGFNVPYTVEDDNDYTIPVHCDARGVPGVLLEIRNDEISGEAGQTAWARLLSTALSRISETAPKR, from the coding sequence ATGTATCCGACACCCCTGGCTCCCTCCTTCCGTCTCCTCGGGCCGGATGACCCCCCGCCCGTCTCCATCGTCAACGGGAGCGGGACGTCGCCCTTTGTCCTGACCTGCGAGCATGCGGCCCGCGCCGTGCCCGCCGCCCTCGGCGATCTCGGCGTTCCGGCCGAGGCGATGGCCATGCATGTCGGCTGGGATATCGGCGCGCTGGGGGTCGCTGAAGCCCTGAGCGGGCTGCTCGACGCGCCTCTCGTCATCCAGCGCTACAGCCGGCTCGTCATCGACAGCAACCGCCCCTGGGGGTCCGGCCAGCTCATCCCCGCCGTCTCCGACACGGTCCGCGTACCCGGAAACGAGCGGCTGACACCGGAGGCCAAGGCCGCGCGCTGGCACGAGATCCACCAGCCCTTCCACAGGGCCATCGACACCATGCTGGACGAGCGCCCCGGCTCCCGGCTCGTCTCCGTCCACAGCTTCACGCCGCGCCTGATGGGCCGCCCGGAGGATCCGCGGCCCTGGAGGCTGGGGCTGCTCCATGGCCGGAACGGCGTGTTCGCCAGGGAGATCGTCGCGGCGCTGGGGCGCGAGGCGGAGAACCTGAATACCGGCTTCAACGTGCCCTATACGGTGGAGGACGACAACGACTACACCATCCCCGTACACTGCGACGCGCGCGGCGTGCCCGGCGTCCTTCTGGAGATCCGCAACGACGAGATCTCCGGCGAGGCGGGCCAGACGGCCTGGGCGCGCCTCCTGTCGACGGCCCTGTCACGGATTTCCGAAACCGCCCCGAAGAGGTGA